The nucleotide sequence cacAGGCTCTTGGGTGCTGAGCCCCGCGGGTCTGGCGTTGCAGACGAAGCTCCACGAGGACGTCTGTGAGAAGAGGACGACGGCCACCATCGCGACCCACGACCTCCGGGCCGTGCGTGGGCCCCTGCTCTATACCGCCCGCGCGCCGCAGGACCTCAAGGTGACGTCCCATGCCCCCTCTGTTTGCACTGTTTCTTTGCAGTTTCCAGGGGCGCGGCCTCGCTTGTGCTCTGAGGCAGGTCGGTTGTGCCCCTGGCGAGCACTCCCGAGTCACACACGGGCCATGTTTACAGTTTCCTTGAAAGTCCGCTCATTGGAGGAGGGACTGATGAAAAAGTGGTTTCCTATATTTCCTCAGCTTCCACCAAACACTGTGGTTTGTGGACGGATTGCAAAACCCCTCATTCGGCGTGGACGTGCATGAGCTTGGGTTGTCGAAGTCCCTCCACGGGTCTATTACTCCCCGGGGTTCCCGGGGGCCGCGGTAGCCCTGGTGCCCAGCCGCACACCTGGTTGACCGGCgctggcccctgcccctcccccttggccTTCCAGGGGCCACAGGCCTGGGAGATGCCGTCGCGTGTGGCATGTTGAAGGTTCAGCCCAGCTTGGAAAGGACCGGAGTGTGTGACGTCAGGTCCCTGAGGGGCCTCCGTGGGCCCGAGCGCTAACCCCACCGTCACAGGAgaatggggggggtgggggccaaGGGGACGCCGAGCTGATGGGCCCGTGagccgagggcgggcggcgtgcagTGGCGGTGGCTGTAAGGCGAGCCTGTTTCCATCTGAGCTCACCGCCAGGTCCACCCCACAGATCGTGCCCTTGGGGCGCAGAGAAGTCAAGGCCCAGGAGCTGGTGCGGCAGTTGCTGCTGCAGGCGGAGGAGCacaggaagcagaggaagaggcagaaccTGTCGGGCCTGCACAGGTCAGCGCCTCCCTCCGCCCGCCCCTAGGCTGCCCGACGTGCGACTTACCCTTATGGGTGTTACGTGAAACCTCACAGACTTCGTTCCCTGTGCTGGTGGGGATTCCGCGTGGGTCAGTAGAGCCGAGGCAGACAGAGCTGGGGCTCCGATGCTGCTCTGGGGGGAAGAGGCTTTCTCAAGCACGCGGGCCCTCTCCTGGAGGGACGGGGGTCCTCCTGCCCAAACCACATGCACGGGGACAGGGGAGGGCGATTGGGGTCACCCTGATGCCAGGAAAGCCACCCGGCCGACAGCGTCTTGCGCACAGACCCCGCGGCTGGGGCGGGGTACAGGTGGCCCCCTGCCCTAGACCCGCGTGAGCACGGACTTCAGCACGTCTCCCTCCCCGGCTCTCAGACGCCATGACCTTCCACGGGTCCGTCTCAAGCTGGCATCGGTCCGGTGCTCCCATAGTTAACACCTCTGTGTTTCCTGCCCCGCAGATACCTGCACTTGCTGGACGGGAAGGACAGTTACCCCTGCCTTGTGGATGCGGATGGCGACGTGATTTCTTTCCCACCGATAACCAACAGCGAGAAGACGAAGGTAGGGCCGCGCTTGTGCGATCCCTGTGTCGGGGGCTGCGGCACGGTGACGTCCTGTCGGGCCCTGAGCCTGTGTCCCTGTCCCACGTGGTGCCGCACCGAGAGTCACCGCGTGTGCGTCCCCGCCTCTCCTCTGCTTGGGAAGGCAACGGGCCTGGTTTGCCTGGCACCACTTTTCATAGGTTTTTCCTCCGAGCACTTGCTGATGTCTCTggtaactttatttttctctgaaactcTTCGGATTTAAGATCACGAAAACAACTTCTGATCTGTTTTTGGAAGTAACAAGCGCTACGAGTCTGCGGACGTGTAAGGAGGTCATGGACGCCCTCGTGCTGGTGAgtccgtcctcctgcccagttgGCACTCTGGCCCCGAGGGATGATTGGCGCACCCTCCGTATTCCCACCGCCCCTCGCAACCCCCCCCTCCGGTCGCCTCTGAAATGGTATTTTTCCTTTGCAGAAAATGGCAGAAATCAACAAGTACACGCTAGAAAATAAAGAGGACGGATCCCTTTCTGATCCTGACGCTGATGTGGTCTCCGGGCAGCCCCTGGGTCCCAGTGCGAGCTCAGGTGCCGAAAGGGCTGGGAGCACCCCGCTGGTGGTGGAGCAGGTCCGGGTGCAGGACGAGGACGGGCACCTGAAGGTGGTGTACCCCTCCAAGACGGACCTGGGCCTCTCCACGCCGCATGTGACCGTGATCCGCTGAGCCCTGGCGCACCCGCCAGCCAGCCGCGTGGGTCCTCAGCTCTGCCCGTCGTGCCGACGTGAAGTCACTCGTTTCTCTCCCCGGTGGCTTGTAAGACCCACGTCTCCCGTGCGGCCGTCCAGCCAGTCCGTCCTGCCACAGCGACACCACGTTGCCATGGACTTGAATTGTTTTGCCTTTCCACCGCCAAACTGTTTTACTAAGGCTTTTTTACAAAATTCTCAAATATCAGAATTAACTGTTGAGAACGTTCTGAAATCATGTGAACTCAGCCACTACCTTTATTCAGGGGGAAAACGACACGGATTGGTCTGGATATTCAGCTCTAAACCAGGAACCTAAACAAGCGTGCGTTTCAGTGGGCCGCGCCGTGATTTTTCTGAGATCTGGCAGCTTTGGAAACCTCAGCGTGCGGGGGCGCAGCCTAGAGATGTGGAGAGACGCCCCGTCCCTAGCTAGTTGGCCCCAAATTGTcctctttttatgaaaaaaaatatcttctagGTGACCTTAGAATTGGCAgcagcatttttttcttgttcttgtggTTGGAAGCGTCAGGATTAGctccacagcccccccccccccgcccacccacccacccccctcccccccgtgaGGCCCAGACAGAGGAGCCGACATCAGGACGCGCGGCTCGTTCGTGGACTCAGCATCCGCGGCAGGCCATTTGCCATCCACCAGCTCGAGGACAGACGGGGGTGTCCGCAGAAGGCGAAGTTGGAAGCCAGCAACCACAAAGCATGGCCGGTGAATGGTTCTTCAGCGTTTCGTGTTTTAGGTTATTTCCCGTTTTGAATGTCTTGGGCCCCACGCCCACGGCGTGAGTGTGCCTGTTTGTGTGCAAGTGCACACGCACGCCCCTTCCTGGAAGCCCAGGCCCGGCCAGCCACGGGGTAGGGGCTTTCACTGACCTCCCTGCTCGGCAGCGGCGCTGGGTTACCAGACACCGACTCACTGGGTTTTGGTATTTCGTGACCCCGTCGGTCTCACATTCCGTGACCTGCGAGAGACAGTTCGTGTGTTCTGCTGACGTGGGGAGTGTTTGCGGGAGGCTCACTGAACCCGTGCATTTAGCCATCAAAATCGGACACAGGGAAGAAGGGGGGCTCACGGAGACACGAAGTTCTCCCAGAGCTCAGCCAGGCCACTTTAGAGGACGCAGCAGGGCTCTCCGGACATCTCCAGGCCCTCCCTTCAGTCCCCAGGCTGAAGGTGTGCCAGACGGTGGCTTTTCCTTGTTTTGTTAACCCCTAGACCTACCGACATCGGCGCTGGTGGCTCTGGCTTGTCATCTCATGAGCCCTGGGCTCTCGGGGCAGTGACTGCTCTGGGCGGACTGGCTGGCGTGGGACTGCGGCAGGCGGGCCACATGCTGTCAGCTGTGACCTTGCTGACATGCGCAGAACTGCCGTCCCGGTGCCTTTCCGGTGCAGCCCAGCCCTGTGTGAGGTATGCGGATGCGCTGAGCTTACCACCAGAGGCCAGACATCCTTCCTCTTTGCCGGCCCAGCCCGCTAATAAAAGTCCTTTAATGAAAACATCTGCGCCCCTCCCCAGCAATCCCTTCCTGGCCGTGTTTCAGGGTGGTGTCTGGGGGTAAACAGAGGCCTGAACCCCCCCTTCCCAGCCCAGATCTTGCCAGCAAAAAACAAGAGGCACTTAACGATCATGCAGGCTCTGCCCAGGGAGGCTGCTGGACCCTCACAGGGACACCTGTCCCCAGCGGGTCTCGTTCATGAGTCGGATGTGGGAGGAAAGAAACCTGACCACTCAGCAGGGggctgcccccctccccggccAGAGACAACTCACAAGGTAGTTTGTGGCCCGAGggcctctgcctgcagcctccCGGCACCGCAGCCCAGCTGCACGGCGGGGGACATGCGCGTGGGCCAGGGAGCTGCCGCTGCACCCTGCTCTGTCCTGACACCTTGCTGGACTTGATGGCTTTTGTCATCAGCTGTAGCCCGtgcagtgccccccccccccaccaagccaGGGAGGACCCGCGGGGATCACTGGGCAGTGCTGGGCTGAGCTGGAGGGGCGGACGGAACATCCCGGGACTGGTTCCCCATAGTGTCCCTCGCATGTGGACCCCATGTGCTCgctgcccccacctgcctcccccctcctcgCTGTGCTCGGGCCCTGCGCCCAGCCCCTCTAGTCTGACCTGTCCCACACACTGCACTCTGCCTGGGGCTGCTCAGGCAGGGGGACCCTGAGGCCTGCTGGGCGTTTTGGAAGTGAGCGGGGAGTGGGGGTAGAGTGACCTCAGAAGTGCTGGGCAGgcagccgccagaggccctcctcTTCTGTCCAGCGCCCTGGCCCAGCTCTCGGCCGAGGCTGCACCCAGTCTTGGGGAGACCCAGCCCCTGCACCTCCGGGGAAACTGCCAACATCCTAGAGCCTATGGAGGCTGTGCAGCCCagccgtgcccccccccccgtgcccccCCAGCGGTGGCTCCAGGGTGAGGCTGGGTACGTGCCAACCAGCTGGCACCCCTCTGTCCTCAAGGGTGGCCCAACAGGGCTGGGAAACGGGTCTTGGAGGCAGGTGCGGAGGCCCAGAGACGAGGGCTGGCTGCACCAGCCCCTCTGCCCCTTAACCAGCTTCCCTACCCCACAGCCGGCCCCCATCATTGCTTGGAGACCCCAACCCAGGCCAGGcccaccaggcaccccctcccTCCTGTGGGCAGAGCCGGGGACCACCGGTGTGGTGCAGCCATCCCGAACAGGCAGGCCAGTCTTAAGGGGTCTCTGTCCGCCCCTGCCAGCTTGGCCCCTGACACCCAGATCTGCCGTGTGACCTCCAGTCTCAGGGCCCAAGAGGACAGTGTCTGGCATCTCCTGCCCTCAGCTGTCTGGGAGCACTCTGCTAAGGTGTTTCTGGCAAAGGTTTATGGGACCTGAGATGTGAGCGCATAGTCACTAGGCAGGGGTGAACAGAGGGCCCAGAGGGCACCTACTGGGAACAAGGCAGGGGGACAGGACTGAAGCCCTGAGCTGAGAGGCCTTGTCCAAGGCCAGTCAGGTGAGGCAGGAACAGGTCCCACCAGTGGCCAGTCCTCGGGCCTGCCCCCAGGGGCTCACGTCCCACAAGAAGACCCAGCCAGGCCAAGACACATTCCAAGGCCCAGAGCCAAGTGGGAGGAAGGACAGGCCCTTCCCACACGCTTCCCACTGTTGTCCGCGTGCCCTCTAGCTGGCCTCACGCTGGGCAGGCACCTGGGGCCCGGCGGAAGAGGCCCTCGCCCATCCTTCATTCAGCAGACTTTTAATGGGTGCCTCGGCACACGGACTCCCACAGGGCCCGGCGGGAGAAGTGCCTTCCCACTGGATCCGCTCCCTCAAGGGGGACACCCCAGTTCACGGCAGGGAAGACTGGGTGGGGGGGTCCCAGACAAGGGCAGAGGCCCACCCAGGGAGGACCTCTCCCTGCAGGGGCCGTGGGGGCGTGTCCTGCAGTCCCAGCTCCAGCGGGCCCCACTCCCAGCCACGCGTGTCCCGGGCTAGCCCCGTGCCGCCAGGCATGTGCACCTGTGTGCCCACGTGCTGGCCAGGGACCGCAGcacagggcgggggtggggggaggcgtcTGTCCAGAGAGAAGAGTCTTCCGTGCGCAAGGACTGTATATATACGGGGTTCTGTGTACACAGAGGGGTGCTGGCATACAGGGGTCCGTCGGAGCCCCCGTCCCCATGCGCGGGCAGCCAGCCCCGAGCGGACGTGCTGGGAGGCCTCATTTGCATTTGTGCACGTAGTAACCGGTGAGATAGCCGAGGATGAAGATGGCCCAGAAGACGGCCACTCCGCCCAGCACCTTCATGGCGATGCCCAGCCTGCCCGAGCACAGCTTCCGGGAGATCCTAGGGAGAGAAGCGCCCACACATGAGCCCTCCCTGAGTGGACCGGAGGGCTAGGCTGGAAGGGAGAGGGCCTGGGAGCAGGGGGACCCCGAAGGAGGGTGGCCTGTGCGCTGCTGACTCGGGAgacaggagggaccccagcgagaGGAGCCGCACGCGGAGGTGCGGGGCCTGGGTTggccgggactgcgggggctggggtgggcgTCCTGCAGCGCGGAAGCCGCCAGGAGGGACGAGGAGGCCTCCCACAGGCCTGAGGGCcctcacctctcccagctccaggccGCCTCTGCGCTGGACCCGGCCGCCACATGGACCTCGTCCCGGCTGCGGTCATCCCACCGGCTGTACTGGACGCCACTCTCCTGGGGCTGCATGCTGCAGGGCTACGGAGAGACGGGCAGGAGGTGGGCCGAGGCACTCGCGGGCGGGGAGACCACGGCAGGGGCGCATGCCCCCGACTCCCCATAACCCATGGCCCCGGCGAGCGCAGTGGCCGGGGCTCTGTGTGGGGCTGCGGTGAAGGCCAGggtctgcggggggggggggggggggggtttgtgggctggctcccccctcccccatcttctcACCTGGCTTCTCAGGGGACCAGGACGCCAAGTGGTCCGGccacttgctcagggtcacatgGGAGGAGGCCAAGGCAGAATTCCAACCCGGGAGGCTGCAAACCCTGCCCTCAGGAATGTGAGAGGCCGTCCCCACCCAGCCTAGTCCcgagggggtggagagggggctCTGGCACAGCTGAGGCCGCCCCAGCTGAAACCATGGGTCCTTGACCTCATAAtggccttccttccctccccattcCTGACTGATAAGGCCCCGGAGCTTCTCCAGAGGCTGGGAAGGCAAGGCACGGGGCGGCGGCTGGTACAGGCCAGACCCTTCCTGGGAGGCCTGGAGCGTCCAGAGCGCCCGCAGCTGTGTCCTGTGTCCTCCAGCCGGTCCCAGTGGcaatccccgccccccccccccccaccgcctgtgGGAAAAGCCAGAGCCTGTGGGGTCCCCAGGCCTGCTGGGAGTGCAGGAGCTGGAGATGCAGGGGTCTCTCTGCCAGGAACCCCTTTCCACAGAACCCTGGAGAGAGGCTTAAAGGCACAGCAGGCCCATGAACGGCAAGAGGCTAACCCAGAAACTCAGAGCCGGCAGTTCGTACCCTCCCGACGCGCCTCTGCGTCCACCCTTCCCCCATCCCAGGCCAgcgggaggaaggaagggagcttGTCTCTGAGCCACAAGACCTGCCTCTCAGGTGTCTCAGGCCGAGGCAGCCGCTCAGATCAGTGGCTGTTCtcaggcccaggggaggccgcTTGTCTGCACAGTGTGGGCTGCGCTTCCCCAGGTGTGTCTGGGAAAGGGGCTGCGGGCCGACTCTGGGGCTGCCTACCTGATGTCCCCTCCTGCCACCCGGGGGCAGAGTCCCCATTCTGTCCCAGCAGCAATGTGCCACAGCCGGGGGCTGACAAGCTTAATACCTTGGCGCTTGCTTTCCCACGTCACGGGGAGGCCCGCAAAGGGCTGGAGTGGAGCAGAGCTCACCGTTTCTcattttgaccaaaaaaaataGCAGCCGCTTCCCTCCTGCCCTCGCACGATGGCCGGAGCTGCAGCAGCCCCACTGCAACCCAGATACCCCCGCAACACCAGCCCTCCTGCCACCCGCAGGGGAAGGCATCCCCGCCGATGCAGACTAGGCGGTGGCTCTGAAGCCACCTCGGCTGGACGGAGCCGCCAGAAGCTGGGGAGGTGCCCAGAGCCCGGATCCTGAGGGCCCGGCTCTCCGGCCCCCACCCCGCAGGGTCGTGGGGTACCTGGAGACACCCAAGCTGGAGACCCTCTGGGGCTACCACCGCATACCTCAGACCCCTTCTCCCCCAAAGCACCTCGGGGCGCCCACAGCTTACCAAGGGAGGGTCCTGGCGTGGGGGCCCGGACTGCGGCGTCCAGGAAGGCGGTCCAGCGGCCAGAGCCCGGTCAGTGGATCTCGCCCGCCTCCTCCCAGGCCGCAGGTCAAGGTCCGACGTGCAGCGGATCCCCAAGgcctcaaaacaacaaaaaacaaaaaaacccacagaatcaaaatgaagaaaaggtgAAGGGGAGCGGCCCTGCGAGCAGCGGGGCGGGGAAGCGGGCGCTGGGGTGTCCCCGAGCGGCCAGCAGGAGCCGGCGGACACTTCCCGCGCGTGGCCGCCCCGCCGGGTCAGCGCTCCGAGCCCCCCCTGCCCACCCCGCAGCTCTGGGACCCCCGGCGGCCGCTCGCACGGCAGGGAGGCCGCGGCAGGCCCACCTCCGCCCGCCTCACCACGAAGCTGCCCCGGACGCGCGTCCCACCGCCCTCCGCCCCACGCGCCGCGCAGACGTGTCCcggcgggaggggcggggcttgggggcggggcttgggggcggggcgggggcgaaGCCCGCACCCGGGCGCCCACCCTAGGCCCTGGGTGTTCGGAGGGCGCCGCGGAAGGGCGCGCGTACTGCGGGGGGGAAAGGCTGTGGGGCCACGGGGGAGAGACggggctgctgggggcggggccacGAGGGAGGGGGTGCGGTGGGGGCGAGGGGTCGGCAGAGGAGGGGGGCCCCTGGGCTGGGCTCTGCAGGGGAGGGGCTGCCCGGGCAGCAGGGCCCTCGGGGGTCCCAGGGGTGAGGGGGCCGGGGCCACCCCCAGACCGCGCCGGTGCCACGCTGGTGCAGAAGCGGGCCCTGGAGCCTCCGGGCTCCGCTCCGACCGGCGACCCGCGAGGCGCGGCCGAGCCCCGCGCCCCCAGGGAGCCTGCGCGGGGGTCCCCGCTGTTCCTCGGGCTCCCGCACTGGGCCGGCTGCGTGCACAGGCGGGTGGAGGTGGGGGCAAGACAGCCGCCGCGCTCGGGTGCCTGCGTTGGCGCGTCGCGGGGCCGCAGACCGGGCGAACACGCAGATCAGGGTGCGTGGCCTCCTGGGGCTTTCACTCCCGCAGCAGTGACGGAACAGGAGTAGAAAACGGGGCCACCGTCTTCCAAACCGGTCCAAGCCGTGCCCCAGCCACGGGAGCCCCCACCTCATGGGTTTgtgcagcagggggagggaaggagccgATGTGCACCGGGTCTCAGGCCTCCCAAGTGTGGGGTCTCCGGGTGGGCCCTGGCTCAGTGTGGGGGTCTCCCCAGGAAGGGGGGACCGGTGTGTGTGTCCCCCAAGTCCCCATGAGTCCCCAGAGAAGGAAGAGCTGAGTCCATGGCCAAGGACAGAGTTTAATTCTAAAGCGAAAAGGCCAGACCACACAGAGGTGGCCCTGAGCGGGTCCCTGCCTCCGCTGGGCGGGCAGGCAGCGTCTGGGGGCCCGGGCTGCGTCTACTTGGAGGTCGTCTTCTTGGACTTGTTCAGGGAGGACAGGGCCTCTGTCTGCTGCAGGGGAGGCACTCTGACGCCTTTCTGTTTGAGCTGATTGTAGTAGTCAGCTCTCTCAGAGATGATCCTCTGTAACAGAGACGAGGCTGCCGggaccctgcctctccccacacgAGGGAGGCCGGCCCGCAGCAATGGTGTGCACTGACCGTGGCTCTGCTCTCCAGGGGGCAGAGCTCTGGTCTGCAGCATTTGCTAAACTTCTGGGCTGGAAACACTCCCACCAGGGCTGAGCCCACGCCCGAGATGAAGCCCCAGAATTCGGAGTTAGGAAGAGATGCCTGTCACGGGCAGGTGGGCGTCCCCTCTCCCCTGAAGCAGCGCTGGCTCCCCTGTTGTCCTCCAACAGTGTTGGGCCAAGAGGCCAAGAGAGCTCAGAGGCCATGGAGCCTGTCCCGCGCACAGGGAGATGGCCGGCCCCCTCCCTCACCTCTCCTGCGTTGGCACATCACTGTTTGGTGTCCAGCAGAGGAAAGGGCTTCTTTCCTGGCTACTAGGGGCTCCTGATGACTCCTCCCGTCCctggctccttccctctctccacacCAAGCAACAGGAGCCGGGCGGCAGAGACCTCTCCCAGGTCCTCTTGCAGGTCCCCCCACCTGGCTGCTGCTACCCTACAGGGCCCCACCCCACAACACAGAGGAAGGAAATCAGGGCTCGGGGAAATGTGGGTGCTGGAAGGTCATAGGCACTGCTGGGGCAAAGGGCCGTGCCATGGGAGGCTTAGAGCGTGGGGACAGAAGCGGCCCCTAATAAGAATCCATAGGGCCCTGCACAGAGCACATGACAGTCACGGGCTCTTCTCCCagatccccaccccccacgctgTGCCCAGAAGGCGGACAGGCTCTCTC is from Meles meles chromosome 1, mMelMel3.1 paternal haplotype, whole genome shotgun sequence and encodes:
- the SMIM1 gene encoding small integral membrane protein 1, which encodes MQPQESGVQYSRWDDRSRDEVHVAAGSSAEAAWSWERISRKLCSGRLGIAMKVLGGVAVFWAIFILGYLTGYYVHKCK